From one Triticum aestivum cultivar Chinese Spring chromosome 4B, IWGSC CS RefSeq v2.1, whole genome shotgun sequence genomic stretch:
- the LOC123090585 gene encoding E3 ubiquitin ligase PARAQUAT TOLERANCE 3 encodes MGVLYYKYKSAKETYPVTLPYSFISVSDLKQLILSSNRHGVGRSRGRGPCEDIALSNAQTGEEYADEEAMIPQNVTVLVRRTAGQESESIVVMSSRKVIEDGSLASNRSVVTESVSKSCSSAEVKDEDAAIAAVIDAAELKWEEQSFRRGQAPGRFTSGRHNGHGSSEREAPPPGYVCRSCGVAGHFIQHCPQENQTPPPGYTCYRCRVPGHFIQHCPTIGDSKFDNYKMARPVAPVVSPNPADDILSALAPAASVSVVDDLPAELHCQLCNKVMADAVLTSKCCFVSFCDKCIRDYIVTQSKCICGVKVLADSLIPNPTVRSTISNLLGTRTCSTASGTGKHRSSSGSNADPKSQSHTTSAALERDAKQCMDNQLSAASPDARLQVATEGDQVDRPQKNSDLKSNTEGSAGRSAEKAVPSAELPKLKDVSESTLKNGTISGSLEQKVARPDQLKKKRKKADSSKAVHPNNADYGYNVPFDPAYCNPFNGAYPMGPFGVPDPYMYGSMGMPYGGFPMGPFGMNPFGNIPPQALAMQGYPPNYQSWENQAALHRDAEAAARSRQVSQGNAGAAARSRQTERPHDSGACPRPSERNQRMGSPQGRELRDRPQSRPEPSERNQCLGSPHGRESRDRSRSRSKPSERSQRSVSPRRRESRDRSRSRPERTSRDHGRSDRGSSDHHHEDHHDRKRMRVSSTVDGDTESSQRSRHSSRSSLRRDDVSDDEQNFKRKWGR; translated from the exons ATGGGTGTCTTGTATTACAAATATAAGAGTGCAAAGGAAACTTACCCTGTGACGTTGCCCTACTCGTTCATATCCGTGTCTGATCTCAAGCAGCTCATCTTGTCGAGTAACCGGCACGGCGTCGGCCGTAGCCGCGGCCGCGGGCCCTGCGAGGATATCGCGCTCTCCAACGCCCAGACCGGCGAAG AATATGCAGATGAAGAGGCAATGATACCACAGAATGTAACCGTGCTGGTCCGCCGAACTGCTGGGCAAGAGTCAGAGAGTATCGTCGTGATGTCCTC GCGGAAAGTCATAGAAGATGGTTCATTAGCTTCAAACAGATCAGTGGTTACTGAATCAGTCTCAAAATCGTGTTCCTCCGCAGAAGTGAAAGATGAAGATGCTGCAATCGCAGCTGTGATTGATGCAGCTGAACTTAAATG GGAAGAGCAGTCATTTAGGAGAGGACAAGCTCCTGGAAGGTTTACATCAGGACGCCATAATG GCCATGGATCATCAGAAAGGGAGGCACCTCCACCAGGCTATGTGTGCCGCAGCTGCGGAGTTGCAGGCCATTTCATTCAACATTGCCCACAGGAAAACCAGACGCCTCCACCTGGCTACACCTGCTACAGATGCCGGGTTCCAGGGCATTTTATTCAGCACTGCCCAACCATTGGCGATTCCAAATTTGACAACTACAAAATGGCTCGGCCAGTTGCCCCGGTCGTATCTCCAAATCCTGCTGATGACATTCTATCCGCACTTGCCCCAGCTGCATCTGTGAGTGTAGTCGATGACTTGCCAGCAGAACTCCACTGCCAACTATGTAATAAGGTGATGGCAGATGCGGTGTTAACAAGCAAGTGCTGCTTCGTCAGTTTCTGTGATAAAT GTATTCGAGATTACATTGTTACACAATCGAAGTGCATTTGTGGAGTCAAGGTCCTTGCAGACTCCCTCATCCCCAATCCCACAGTTAGGAGCACAATCAGCAACTTGTTAGGAACAAGGACTTGCAGCACTGCCAGCGGTACAGGGAAGCACAGAAGTTCTTCAGGAAGCAACGCTGACCCCAAATCACAGAGCCACACCACCTCGGCTGCTCTGGAAAGGGACGCGAAGCAATGTATGGACAACCAGCTATCGGCAGCTTCTCCCGACGCCCGCCTCCAGGTCGCCACAGAAGGTGATCAAGTTGACCGCCCTCAGAAGAATTCTGATCTGAAGAGCAACACTGAAGGCTCTGCAGGGCGTTCAGCAGAGAAAGCCGTACCTAGTGCCGAGCTCCCCAAACTGAAGGATGTGAGCGAATCAACTTTGAAGAACGGTACGATTTCAGGGAGCTTGGAACAAAAAGTTGCTAGGCCTGATCAGttgaagaagaagcggaagaaggcAGACTCATCCAAGGCCGTTCATCCAAACAATGCTGACTATGGTTACAACGTTCCATTTGACCCTGCATATTGTAACCCTTTCAACGGTGCATATCCCATGGGTCCATTTGGGGTACCTGATCCATACATGTACGGCTCAATGGGCATGCCCTATGGTGGTTTCCCGATGGGTCCATTTGGTATGAATCCCTTTGGCAATATTCCGCCGCAGGCTCTTGCCATGCAAGGCTATCCGCCAAACTATCAAAG CTGGGAAAACCAGGCCGCGCTACACCGTGATGCCGAAGCTGCTGCACGCTCAAGGCAGGTCTCCCAGGGAAACGCCGGAGCTGCTGCACGTTCAAGGCAGACCGAGAGGCCACATGACTCTGGTGCTTGTCCCCGGCCATCAGAGCGCAACCAGCGCATGGGTTCTCCTCAAGGCAGAGAGCTGAGGGACAGGCCCCAGTCAAGACCCGAACCATCAGAGCGCAACCAGTGCTTAGGTTCTCCTCACGGCAGAGAGTCCCGGGACAGGTCCCGGTCCAGATCTAAGCCATCAGAGCGCAGCCAGCGCTCGGTTTCTCCTCGCCGCAGAGAGTCGAGGGACAGGTCCCGGTCAAGACCGGAGAGGACTAGTAGGGACCATGGGCGTTCCGACAGAGGTTCCAGTGACCACCACCACGAGGATCACCATGACAGGAAGAGAATGCGCGTCTCTTCCACCGTCGATGGTGACACAGAGAGCAGCCAGAGGTCCAGGCACAGTTCTAGGAGCAGCCTGAGGCGCGACGACGTGAGCGACGACGAGCAGAATTTCAAGAGGAAGTGGGGACGATGA